The following coding sequences lie in one Arthrobacter sp. PGP41 genomic window:
- a CDS encoding FadR/GntR family transcriptional regulator encodes MAESAAESSPKRTYDVLLDDVEAGLRSGRFKAGDQLPGERILAETYGISRASVREAMRLLDAMGILRSSNKSGPKSGAVIVSEPSAGLSSTLRLHVASSRLPVEDIVEARILLETWAARTAAERDNPEGIQRARELLLAMDAPDIDPETFHALDAQFHLALSALAGNAVIETIMDSLSGSIRGYIKDALAALGQWPVVLAELRAHHHAIFNAVEARNADLAADLLRRHIGWLHEQTARARP; translated from the coding sequence ATGGCCGAATCAGCAGCGGAATCCTCACCGAAGCGGACTTACGATGTCCTGCTGGACGACGTCGAAGCGGGCCTGCGGTCCGGACGCTTCAAGGCAGGGGACCAGCTTCCGGGAGAACGCATCCTGGCGGAAACCTACGGCATCTCGCGTGCCTCTGTCCGCGAAGCCATGCGCCTCCTCGACGCCATGGGGATCCTCCGCAGCTCGAACAAGTCCGGCCCCAAGTCCGGCGCCGTCATCGTCTCAGAGCCGTCGGCCGGACTGTCTTCCACGCTCCGCCTGCACGTCGCCAGCAGCCGCCTTCCCGTGGAAGACATCGTCGAGGCCCGCATCCTCCTGGAAACCTGGGCGGCCCGGACCGCGGCCGAAAGGGACAATCCGGAGGGCATCCAGCGGGCCAGGGAGCTGCTCCTGGCGATGGATGCCCCGGACATCGATCCGGAAACGTTCCACGCCCTGGACGCGCAGTTCCACCTGGCCCTCAGTGCCCTGGCCGGAAACGCGGTAATCGAAACCATCATGGATTCCCTCAGCGGTTCCATCCGCGGCTACATCAAGGACGCCCTTGCGGCCCTGGGCCAGTGGCCGGTGGTGCTCGCTGAGCTGAGGGCGCACCACCACGCAATTTTCAACGCCGTGGAAGCACGGAACGCGGACCTTGCCGCGGACCTGCTCCGCCGCCACATTGGCTGGCTCCACGAGCAGACGGCCAGGGCCCGACCCTGA
- the aceB gene encoding malate synthase A, producing the protein MPLTRITNPPFERASEILTPEALEFLAELHSRFAAERDARLESRHARRAEASRTGTLDFLPETAAVRQGDWTVAAAPPALQDRRVEITGPASPAKMAINALNSGAKVWLADLEDASCPTWFNVIDGQLSLYDAARGTLAYASPEGKTYALRTDAPTAVVIMRPRGWHMEERNLEFDGRPAVGALVDFGLHFFHNAKQLIDNGHGPYYYLPKMESHLEARLWNDIFVYAQDALGLPQGTIRATVLVETIPAAFEMDEILYELRHHASGLNAGRWDYLFSIIKYFRDSGPKFTLPDRAAVSMTVPFMRAYTELLVKTCHQRGAFAMGGMAAVIPNRRQPEVTEQAFAKVRADKTREANDGFDGSWVAHPDLVPVCMEVFDGVLGDAPNQVQRTRPEVNVTAEQLLDIESAPGEATEAGLRGNLYVSVAYTAVWLSGNGAVAIHNLMEDAATAEISRSQVWQQIRNTVVLADTGNTVTRELVERLLAEETRKLRGEVGEDLFSRYYEPASRIISGICLSEEYTDFLTTPAYDLLESVVAVR; encoded by the coding sequence ATGCCCCTGACCCGGATCACCAACCCGCCCTTTGAACGCGCCTCCGAGATCCTGACACCGGAAGCCCTGGAGTTCCTCGCTGAACTCCACAGCCGTTTTGCCGCCGAACGCGACGCCCGCCTGGAATCGCGGCATGCCCGCCGCGCAGAAGCCAGCCGGACCGGAACCCTGGACTTCCTCCCCGAGACAGCAGCGGTCCGGCAAGGTGACTGGACAGTGGCTGCCGCCCCGCCGGCCCTGCAGGACCGCCGGGTGGAGATCACCGGCCCTGCCTCTCCCGCCAAGATGGCGATCAATGCCCTGAATTCCGGCGCAAAAGTTTGGCTGGCAGACCTTGAAGATGCCAGCTGCCCCACGTGGTTCAACGTCATCGACGGCCAGCTCTCGCTCTATGACGCCGCCCGCGGAACCCTGGCCTACGCGTCGCCCGAGGGCAAGACCTATGCCCTCCGCACTGACGCGCCCACCGCCGTCGTCATTATGCGTCCCCGCGGGTGGCACATGGAGGAGCGGAACCTGGAGTTCGACGGACGGCCCGCCGTCGGAGCCCTGGTGGACTTTGGCCTGCACTTCTTCCACAACGCCAAGCAGCTCATCGACAACGGCCACGGCCCCTACTACTACCTGCCCAAGATGGAAAGCCACCTCGAAGCCCGGCTGTGGAATGACATCTTCGTTTACGCGCAGGATGCCCTCGGGCTGCCGCAGGGGACCATCCGGGCCACCGTCCTAGTGGAAACCATCCCCGCGGCCTTTGAAATGGATGAAATCCTGTACGAACTGCGCCACCACGCGTCCGGCCTCAACGCCGGCCGCTGGGACTACCTTTTCAGCATCATCAAGTACTTCCGCGATTCCGGCCCGAAGTTCACGCTTCCGGACCGCGCGGCTGTATCGATGACAGTTCCGTTCATGCGGGCGTACACCGAGCTCCTGGTCAAAACCTGCCACCAGCGCGGCGCCTTCGCCATGGGCGGCATGGCGGCCGTCATCCCGAACCGCCGCCAGCCGGAAGTCACCGAGCAGGCCTTCGCGAAGGTGCGCGCGGACAAGACCCGCGAGGCCAACGACGGATTCGACGGCTCCTGGGTGGCGCACCCGGACCTGGTGCCCGTCTGCATGGAAGTGTTCGACGGTGTCCTGGGCGACGCCCCGAACCAGGTGCAGCGGACCAGGCCTGAGGTTAATGTCACCGCCGAGCAGCTGCTCGATATTGAATCGGCGCCCGGAGAAGCCACCGAGGCCGGCCTCCGGGGCAACCTCTACGTGTCCGTTGCCTACACGGCCGTGTGGTTGTCCGGCAACGGGGCGGTGGCCATCCACAACCTGATGGAGGACGCCGCCACCGCGGAAATCTCCCGCTCCCAGGTGTGGCAGCAGATCCGCAACACAGTCGTCCTGGCGGACACGGGCAACACGGTGACGCGGGAACTGGTGGAGCGCCTGCTGGCCGAGGAAACCCGGAAACTCCGCGGTGAAGTGGGTGAAGACCTGTTCAGCCGGTACTACGAGCCCGCATCCCGGATTATTTCCGGGATCTGCCTCTCGGAGGAGTACACGGACTTCCTCACCACTCCGGCATACGACCTGCTCGAATCCGTTGTAGCTGTGCGGTAA
- a CDS encoding L-lactate permease yields the protein MSTYQQVVDPLWGSLGLSALCAALPLILLFVLLGVFRVKAAKAALASLLLSIILAAVVWQMPLDQVFSATAAGAFYGFFPILWILINALWVYKLTVATPWFDALGRTIRSISNDLRILSILIAFCFGALLESLAGFGAPVAITAAMLMAAGMKPFKSAVVSLLANTAPVAFGAMAAPIIALNGVTGLPLHDLSSMAGRQTPFIALVVPLLLVFIVDGKRGLKQTWPVALVAGAVFGIFQFITSNFFAVELTDVVAAVATVAAVLLMLRVWQPREIIEMSGQASGSEQDEEGFTPGPVTGGRPSPGRVPASASVTEAVSAAATTRVMAPAGSTAQRPGPREIWMAVAPYLIIMAIFSIAQIPAVKNWLSVAGSVSFAWPGLDVVDADGKHVAAQKFKFDHLKATGTLLLISGMITMALYRIPAAAGFRIYGETLKQLRWTIVTVMSVLGLSFVMNLSGQTTSLGLALASAGGFFAVLSPVIGWLGVALTGSDTSSNSLFGQLQVSAAEQTGLPPVLMAAANSSAGVMGKMLSLQNLAVAAAAVGLEGSEGTLFRKLLGWSLGLLAIMIVLVLLQSTPVLGWMVP from the coding sequence GTGAGCACTTACCAGCAAGTCGTGGACCCTCTCTGGGGTTCGCTGGGCCTGTCGGCCCTCTGTGCGGCGTTGCCGTTGATCCTCCTGTTTGTCCTGTTGGGCGTTTTCCGCGTGAAAGCCGCGAAAGCTGCCCTGGCCAGCCTGCTGCTGTCCATCATCCTGGCGGCCGTCGTGTGGCAGATGCCGCTGGACCAGGTGTTCAGCGCCACGGCCGCCGGCGCCTTCTATGGCTTCTTTCCCATCCTCTGGATCCTGATCAACGCCCTGTGGGTCTACAAACTCACGGTCGCCACGCCATGGTTCGATGCCCTGGGCCGGACCATCAGGTCCATCTCCAATGACCTGCGCATCCTCTCGATCTTGATCGCCTTCTGCTTCGGTGCGCTGCTGGAGTCCCTGGCAGGGTTCGGCGCACCGGTGGCCATCACCGCGGCAATGCTGATGGCGGCGGGCATGAAGCCCTTCAAGTCCGCTGTTGTGTCGTTGCTGGCCAACACCGCGCCGGTGGCCTTCGGCGCCATGGCCGCGCCGATCATCGCGCTCAACGGCGTCACCGGCCTGCCCTTGCACGACCTCTCCTCGATGGCCGGCCGCCAGACCCCCTTTATCGCCCTGGTGGTACCCCTGCTGCTCGTCTTCATCGTGGACGGCAAGCGCGGCCTGAAGCAGACCTGGCCGGTGGCCCTGGTGGCCGGCGCCGTGTTTGGAATCTTCCAGTTCATTACGTCGAACTTCTTCGCCGTTGAACTCACGGACGTGGTGGCAGCTGTAGCCACGGTAGCCGCCGTGCTGCTGATGCTGCGGGTGTGGCAGCCCCGGGAGATCATCGAGATGTCCGGGCAGGCTAGCGGCTCTGAGCAGGACGAGGAAGGGTTCACCCCAGGTCCCGTCACGGGCGGCCGCCCCTCCCCGGGAAGGGTTCCGGCCTCTGCCTCCGTGACCGAGGCCGTCTCCGCAGCGGCAACCACCCGGGTCATGGCGCCTGCCGGCAGCACCGCACAGCGGCCCGGGCCGCGGGAAATCTGGATGGCCGTAGCCCCGTACCTGATCATCATGGCCATCTTCTCCATCGCCCAGATTCCGGCGGTAAAGAACTGGCTCAGCGTGGCCGGAAGCGTAAGCTTTGCGTGGCCGGGCCTGGACGTTGTGGACGCGGACGGAAAGCACGTGGCGGCGCAGAAGTTCAAGTTCGACCACCTCAAGGCCACCGGCACGCTCCTGCTGATCTCGGGCATGATCACCATGGCCCTGTACCGCATTCCGGCAGCCGCCGGCTTCCGCATCTACGGGGAAACCCTCAAGCAGCTGCGGTGGACCATCGTGACCGTGATGTCCGTCCTGGGCCTGTCCTTCGTCATGAACCTGTCCGGGCAGACCACCTCCCTGGGCCTGGCGCTCGCCTCGGCCGGCGGATTCTTCGCTGTCCTTTCACCGGTGATCGGCTGGCTGGGCGTCGCCCTGACCGGCTCCGACACCTCTTCCAACTCCCTCTTCGGCCAGCTCCAGGTTTCGGCAGCCGAACAGACCGGCCTGCCTCCGGTCCTTATGGCGGCGGCCAACTCCTCCGCCGGCGTCATGGGCAAGATGCTCTCCCTGCAGAACCTGGCGGTGGCAGCAGCCGCGGTGGGCCTGGAGGGATCCGAAGGCACACTCTTCAGGAAGCTCCTGGGCTGGAGCCTTGGGCTCCTGGCCATCATGATCGTCCTGGTCCTGCTGCAGTCAACACCTGTTCTTGGCTGGATGGTTCCCTAA
- a CDS encoding GntR family transcriptional regulator, whose protein sequence is MAGRVAAVSIVDAIAADLRSRVFSGELGSGVALTETDVASSYEVARPTAKASIEKLVAEGLLDRGAHKTARVVDLGPESVRDIYLARAYLESEVLRRLASGRTVPAGAVQANNDIAALKTGAPLDVVEPDMRFHTSLIDAVGNQRISRMYLSLVGEVRLCMSRVQSLHLLDTALIQAEHQKLLELIEAGRGDEAAQLLDIHLGRARERLVAAMGGTPGPEADLPPSDAAAG, encoded by the coding sequence GTGGCCGGACGTGTTGCAGCAGTCTCGATCGTGGATGCGATCGCCGCGGATTTACGGAGCCGCGTCTTCTCCGGTGAACTCGGCTCGGGCGTGGCGCTCACCGAGACGGACGTGGCGTCTTCCTACGAGGTGGCCCGCCCCACCGCCAAGGCCTCGATCGAGAAGCTCGTCGCCGAGGGGCTGCTGGACCGCGGCGCCCACAAGACAGCGCGGGTGGTGGACCTGGGGCCGGAATCCGTCCGCGACATCTACCTGGCCAGGGCGTACCTGGAAAGCGAAGTGCTCCGGCGGCTGGCGTCCGGCCGGACGGTGCCGGCGGGTGCCGTGCAGGCCAACAACGACATTGCCGCCCTGAAGACCGGCGCCCCGCTTGACGTTGTGGAACCGGACATGCGGTTCCACACAAGCCTGATTGACGCGGTGGGCAACCAACGCATCAGCCGGATGTACCTGTCCCTGGTGGGGGAAGTCCGCCTGTGCATGTCCCGCGTGCAGTCACTGCACCTCCTGGACACTGCCCTGATCCAGGCCGAGCACCAGAAGCTGCTGGAACTCATCGAGGCCGGCCGCGGGGACGAAGCCGCCCAGCTGCTGGACATCCACCTCGGCCGCGCCCGCGAACGGCTGGTGGCCGCGATGGGAGGCACGCCGGGGCCGGAAGCCGACCTGCCGCCGTCGGACGCTGCTGCCGGCTAG
- a CDS encoding L-lactate permease, with protein sequence MFQQILDPIAGSLLISALCAALPLILLFVLLGVFRVKAPIAALASLALSLVLAVIGWRMPAGQALAATAAGMFYGLFPILWILVNALWIYRLTVATPWFEVLGRTIRSISNDLRILSILIAFCFGALLESLAGFGAPVAISAAMLMAAGMKPLKSAVVSLLANTAPVAFGAMAAPIIALNGVTGLPLHDLSSMAGRQTPFIALIVPLLLVFIVDGKRGLKQTWPVALVAGTAFGAAQFVTSNYLAVELTDVVAAVVTVAAVLLMLKVWQPAENVGIEGAVEVAPETAHAGAGARAGARSAGPANGTDSTAPAAGTAAAAGASIPTDNSRPGPRQIWMAIAPYLIIIAVFSVAQIPFVKAWLGQVGSVTFAWPGLDITDSAGKPVAATKFKLDHFKATGTLLLLSGIITMALYKITASQGLRIYRDTLVQLRWTIVTVTAVLGLSFVMNLSGQTTTLGFALASAGGFFALLSPLIGWIGVALTGSDTSSNSLFGQMQATAAQQTGLSPVLMAASNSSAGVMGKMLSLQNLAVASAAVGLDGAEGTLFRKLIGWSLGLLALITVLIYLQSTPVLGWMVP encoded by the coding sequence ATGTTTCAGCAGATCCTTGATCCCATTGCCGGGTCCCTACTGATTTCCGCCCTCTGTGCGGCCCTTCCGCTCATCCTGCTTTTCGTCCTTCTGGGCGTCTTCAGGGTCAAGGCACCCATAGCGGCCCTGGCCAGCCTTGCGCTTTCCCTCGTCTTGGCCGTCATCGGCTGGCGGATGCCGGCCGGCCAGGCCCTGGCCGCCACTGCCGCCGGGATGTTCTACGGACTGTTCCCCATCCTGTGGATCCTGGTCAACGCGCTGTGGATCTACCGGCTTACCGTGGCCACGCCGTGGTTTGAAGTGCTCGGCCGCACCATCCGGTCCATTTCAAACGACCTGCGGATCCTCTCGATCCTGATCGCCTTCTGTTTCGGCGCGCTGCTGGAGTCGCTGGCCGGTTTCGGCGCGCCGGTGGCCATTTCGGCGGCAATGCTGATGGCGGCCGGCATGAAGCCGCTGAAGTCGGCCGTGGTCTCGCTGCTGGCCAACACCGCGCCGGTGGCGTTCGGCGCCATGGCCGCGCCGATCATCGCCCTCAACGGGGTCACCGGCCTGCCGCTCCATGACCTGTCCTCGATGGCCGGCCGCCAGACGCCCTTCATCGCCCTGATCGTGCCCCTGCTGCTCGTCTTCATCGTGGACGGCAAGCGCGGCCTCAAGCAGACCTGGCCCGTGGCCCTGGTGGCCGGCACCGCCTTCGGGGCCGCCCAGTTCGTCACCTCCAACTACCTCGCCGTCGAACTGACGGACGTGGTGGCCGCCGTCGTCACCGTGGCCGCGGTCCTGCTGATGCTCAAGGTCTGGCAGCCGGCGGAAAACGTTGGCATCGAAGGCGCCGTGGAGGTTGCGCCGGAAACCGCGCATGCAGGAGCCGGCGCCCGCGCGGGTGCCCGCTCCGCCGGGCCGGCAAACGGAACAGATTCTACTGCGCCAGCCGCTGGAACCGCCGCCGCAGCCGGCGCCAGCATTCCCACTGACAACTCCCGGCCCGGGCCGCGCCAGATCTGGATGGCGATCGCCCCCTACCTGATCATCATCGCGGTGTTCTCGGTGGCCCAGATCCCGTTCGTGAAGGCATGGCTGGGCCAGGTTGGCAGCGTGACATTCGCCTGGCCGGGTCTGGACATCACCGATTCCGCCGGCAAGCCCGTGGCGGCAACAAAGTTCAAGCTGGACCACTTCAAGGCCACCGGCACCCTGCTCCTGCTCTCCGGCATCATCACCATGGCGCTCTACAAGATCACCGCATCGCAGGGCCTGCGCATCTACCGGGACACCCTGGTGCAGCTGCGCTGGACCATCGTCACAGTGACCGCCGTCCTGGGACTGTCCTTCGTCATGAACCTGTCCGGCCAGACCACCACGCTGGGGTTCGCCCTGGCCTCGGCCGGCGGCTTCTTCGCCCTCCTTTCGCCGCTGATCGGCTGGATCGGTGTTGCCCTGACCGGCTCGGACACCTCCTCCAACTCGCTGTTCGGGCAGATGCAGGCCACCGCCGCCCAGCAGACCGGACTGTCGCCGGTGCTGATGGCAGCCTCCAACTCCTCAGCCGGCGTGATGGGCAAGATGCTGTCGCTGCAGAACCTGGCGGTCGCCTCGGCAGCGGTGGGCCTGGACGGCGCCGAGGGCACCCTCTTCCGCAAGCTCATCGGCTGGAGCCTGGGCCTCCTGGCCCTCATCACAGTGCTGATCTACCTGCAGTCCACCCCTGTCCTGGGCTGGATGGTTCCCTGA
- a CDS encoding FAD-binding oxidoreductase encodes MSTSAVATASSALLTASAHASTDLDERVRVSTDRSGYVPPSLPDGVVYATSTEEVVATMKLAAAHNVPVVPRGAGTGLAAGASARAGEVVLDMARMNRILHIDPVEQLAVVEPGVLNADVNAAAREHGLFYAPDPASTAICSIGGNIATNAGGMWCAKYGVTRESVLALRVVLPDGRVLRTGRNTIKGVTGYDLNALMIGSEGTLGVVVEATLRLRPRPVQTATVAAYFPDVDAAALAASAIIAARLQPSVLELMDGPTLEAVDAAHGTSHRSKGGAFLLAQTDGYGAFLEQDVLLQAIQPFASHIEKAEDTAAADALVATRREAIPSLEKLGRVSICDIGVPRNRLAAVFAGLEDISRKTGVRIFNVAHAADGNLHPMIVVEPGESITEGPAKKALGDMFYLAQRLGGTLTGEHGVGLLKRDWLEDELGGISLELQRAIRNVFDPQGILNPGKAI; translated from the coding sequence ATGAGTACATCGGCAGTTGCAACAGCATCATCGGCGCTTCTTACTGCAAGCGCACATGCTTCCACGGACCTGGACGAACGTGTCCGGGTGAGCACGGACCGCTCCGGCTACGTGCCTCCCAGCCTCCCGGACGGCGTCGTATACGCCACCAGCACGGAGGAGGTGGTGGCCACCATGAAACTGGCGGCAGCCCACAACGTGCCGGTTGTTCCCCGCGGGGCCGGGACGGGCCTGGCCGCCGGAGCGTCGGCCCGGGCGGGCGAAGTGGTCCTGGACATGGCCCGCATGAACCGGATCCTCCACATCGACCCGGTGGAGCAGTTGGCGGTGGTTGAACCCGGCGTCCTTAACGCGGACGTGAACGCCGCCGCCCGGGAGCACGGACTCTTCTATGCCCCGGATCCGGCCAGCACGGCCATCTGTTCCATCGGCGGCAACATCGCCACCAACGCCGGCGGCATGTGGTGCGCAAAATACGGCGTCACCCGGGAATCCGTCCTGGCGCTGCGTGTTGTCCTGCCCGATGGCAGGGTACTGCGCACGGGAAGGAACACCATCAAGGGCGTCACCGGGTACGACCTGAATGCCCTGATGATCGGTTCCGAAGGAACACTGGGCGTGGTGGTGGAGGCCACCCTGCGCCTGCGGCCACGGCCGGTCCAGACCGCCACCGTTGCCGCGTATTTCCCGGATGTGGATGCCGCCGCCCTGGCTGCCTCCGCCATCATCGCCGCGCGCCTGCAGCCCTCGGTGCTGGAACTTATGGACGGTCCCACCCTGGAAGCCGTTGACGCGGCGCACGGCACCAGCCACCGATCCAAGGGCGGCGCCTTCCTGCTGGCGCAGACCGACGGCTACGGCGCATTCCTGGAGCAGGACGTCCTCCTCCAGGCCATCCAGCCGTTCGCCAGCCACATCGAGAAGGCGGAGGACACGGCGGCAGCGGATGCGCTCGTGGCCACCCGGCGGGAAGCCATCCCGTCACTTGAGAAGCTTGGCCGGGTATCCATCTGCGACATCGGCGTGCCGCGGAACCGGCTGGCGGCAGTTTTCGCCGGCCTGGAGGACATTTCCCGGAAGACCGGCGTCCGGATTTTCAACGTGGCGCACGCAGCAGACGGCAACCTCCACCCGATGATCGTCGTCGAACCTGGCGAATCCATCACCGAAGGACCTGCCAAAAAGGCCCTTGGCGACATGTTCTACCTGGCACAACGCCTGGGCGGCACGCTTACGGGCGAGCACGGCGTGGGCCTGCTCAAGCGCGACTGGCTCGAGGATGAGCTCGGCGGGATCTCGCTCGAACTCCAGCGCGCCATCCGCAATGTCTTCGACCCCCAGGGAATCCTCAACCCCGGCAAGGCGATCTAG
- a CDS encoding FAD-binding and (Fe-S)-binding domain-containing protein, protein MPSLDLAGLRAAVSDPAQVKTRAIDLHANAHDASHFLLIPQAVVTAKNAADVGGLLRASAEQGVPLTFRSGGTSLSGQAVTDGVLVDVRRNFRDVEVLDGGARVRVQPGVTVRALNARLAPYGRKFGPDPASEAACTIGGVVANNSSGMNCGTVDNAYRTLESLTVVLPSGTVIDTGAPDADRKLRTLEPELYEGLAQLAARVRGNSESVRRIRQQFSMKNTMGYGLNSLLDHSTPVDIMAHLIVGSEGTLGFVAEAVFRTIPRLQHAATGLLVFPDLQAANAALPELVGTGAATVELMDALSLKVGQALKGTPAVVRDLVVRDHAALLVEYSAEGPDQLDALRQGGEGILPGLNLSAEARFTGDASARAGLWHLRKGLYASVAGARPQGTTALLEDIVVPVPALGRTCRELIGLFDKYSYSNSVIFGHAKDGNVHFMLTDGFTTAEELDRYSSFTEDMVDLVLAEGGSLKAEHGTGRVMAPYVRRQYGDELYGVMRRIKQLFDPAGMLNPGVLMDDDPQAHLRHIKTAPPVAEEVDRCVSCGYCEPVCPSKDLTLTPRQRIVTLRAIESARLAGDTALVKQLEKDYDYESVQTCAVDGMCQTACPVDINTGQLVKRIRRSDAGPVANGAWNAAAKHWEGVTRGASLALTVVDKLPAAAVGAPNKAARAVLGTDTVPLYSPELPGGGSVRKRPTPDGPPDAVYFPACVGTMFGPAGQAGSGQAGPAGASPGRGVQYSFEQLCGRAGITLMVPAGIDGLCCGTPWSSKGMVAGQATMQEKTVAALREATRDGELAIICDASSCTEGLRQAVESDVPLAGQRPLRIVDAVDFAAEHILPKLPEHSKLESLALHPTCSSTRMGINGSLDAVAAAVADKVDVPVNWGCCAFAGDRGMLHPELTASATRKQGEEVAQLGAAAHASCNRTCELGMTRATGADYRHVLELLEEVTR, encoded by the coding sequence ATGCCGTCCCTGGACCTCGCCGGCCTCCGCGCGGCCGTCAGCGATCCCGCCCAGGTCAAGACCCGGGCCATCGACCTCCACGCCAATGCCCACGACGCCTCGCACTTCCTGCTCATCCCGCAGGCCGTGGTGACGGCCAAAAACGCGGCGGACGTGGGCGGGCTCCTGCGGGCGAGCGCCGAACAGGGCGTCCCGCTGACCTTCCGCTCGGGCGGCACCAGCCTCAGTGGCCAGGCGGTCACCGACGGCGTGCTGGTGGACGTGCGGCGCAACTTCAGGGACGTTGAAGTGCTCGACGGCGGCGCACGGGTCCGGGTGCAGCCCGGTGTCACCGTGCGGGCACTGAATGCGAGGCTGGCACCGTACGGCCGCAAGTTCGGCCCGGATCCGGCCAGCGAGGCGGCCTGCACCATCGGCGGCGTGGTGGCCAACAACTCGTCCGGAATGAACTGCGGCACGGTGGACAACGCCTACCGGACGCTGGAATCCCTCACGGTGGTGCTGCCCTCGGGCACGGTCATCGACACAGGGGCGCCGGATGCGGACCGCAAGCTGCGGACGCTGGAACCGGAACTGTACGAAGGCCTGGCGCAGCTTGCCGCCCGGGTGCGCGGCAACAGCGAGTCCGTCCGCCGGATCCGGCAGCAGTTTTCCATGAAGAACACCATGGGCTACGGCCTGAACTCGCTGCTGGACCACAGCACCCCGGTGGACATCATGGCCCACCTGATCGTGGGCAGCGAAGGCACGCTGGGCTTCGTGGCGGAGGCGGTGTTCCGCACCATCCCGCGGCTGCAGCATGCCGCCACGGGGCTGCTGGTCTTCCCGGACCTGCAGGCAGCGAACGCTGCGCTGCCGGAGCTGGTGGGGACCGGCGCGGCCACGGTGGAACTCATGGACGCCCTGTCCCTGAAGGTGGGCCAGGCGCTGAAGGGGACTCCCGCCGTCGTGCGCGATCTTGTGGTGCGGGACCATGCCGCGCTGCTGGTTGAATATTCGGCCGAAGGGCCGGACCAGCTGGACGCCCTGCGGCAGGGCGGCGAGGGCATCCTGCCGGGGCTGAACCTCTCGGCCGAGGCCCGGTTCACCGGGGATGCCTCGGCGCGGGCCGGGCTATGGCACCTCCGCAAGGGCTTGTACGCCTCGGTGGCCGGCGCCCGCCCGCAGGGAACCACGGCCCTGCTGGAGGACATTGTGGTGCCCGTGCCGGCGCTGGGCCGGACGTGCCGGGAACTGATCGGGCTGTTCGACAAGTACAGCTACAGCAACAGCGTGATCTTCGGCCACGCCAAGGACGGCAACGTCCACTTCATGCTCACGGACGGGTTCACCACGGCCGAGGAACTGGACAGGTACAGCTCGTTCACGGAGGACATGGTGGACCTGGTCCTGGCCGAGGGCGGCTCGCTCAAGGCCGAGCACGGCACCGGCCGGGTGATGGCGCCCTACGTGCGGCGGCAGTACGGGGACGAGCTGTACGGCGTGATGCGCAGGATCAAGCAGCTGTTCGATCCCGCCGGGATGCTGAACCCCGGCGTCCTCATGGACGACGATCCGCAGGCGCACCTGCGCCACATCAAGACGGCGCCGCCGGTGGCCGAGGAGGTGGACCGCTGCGTCTCCTGCGGCTACTGCGAGCCGGTGTGCCCCAGCAAGGACCTGACGCTGACGCCGCGGCAGCGGATCGTCACCCTGCGCGCCATCGAATCCGCGCGCCTGGCCGGAGACACGGCGCTGGTGAAGCAGCTGGAAAAGGACTACGACTACGAGTCCGTGCAGACCTGCGCCGTGGACGGCATGTGCCAGACGGCCTGTCCCGTGGACATCAACACCGGCCAGCTGGTCAAGCGGATCCGGCGCTCCGATGCCGGGCCCGTGGCCAACGGCGCCTGGAACGCCGCCGCGAAGCACTGGGAAGGCGTCACCCGCGGAGCGTCGCTGGCCCTCACCGTGGTGGACAAGCTCCCGGCCGCGGCCGTGGGCGCACCCAACAAGGCTGCCCGGGCGGTCCTGGGGACGGACACGGTGCCGCTGTACTCGCCGGAGCTGCCGGGCGGAGGTTCCGTGCGGAAACGTCCGACGCCGGACGGGCCGCCGGACGCCGTCTACTTCCCTGCGTGCGTGGGGACGATGTTCGGGCCGGCGGGACAGGCTGGTTCCGGCCAGGCCGGTCCTGCCGGTGCGTCTCCAGGCCGCGGCGTCCAGTACAGCTTCGAGCAGCTGTGCGGACGTGCGGGCATTACGCTGATGGTGCCGGCGGGCATCGACGGGCTCTGCTGCGGCACTCCCTGGTCCTCCAAGGGCATGGTGGCCGGCCAGGCGACCATGCAGGAGAAGACGGTGGCCGCGCTGCGGGAGGCCACCCGGGACGGCGAGCTTGCCATCATCTGCGATGCGTCGTCCTGCACCGAGGGCTTGCGCCAGGCCGTGGAATCGGACGTCCCGCTGGCGGGCCAGCGGCCGCTGCGGATCGTGGACGCCGTGGACTTCGCCGCCGAGCACATCCTGCCCAAGCTGCCGGAGCATTCGAAGCTCGAGTCGCTGGCCCTGCACCCCACCTGCTCCTCCACGCGCATGGGGATCAACGGTTCCCTGGATGCGGTGGCGGCTGCAGTGGCGGACAAGGTGGATGTTCCGGTGAACTGGGGCTGCTGTGCGTTCGCGGGGGACCGGGGCATGCTCCACCCCGAACTTACGGCGTCCGCCACCCGGAAGCAGGGGGAGGAAGTTGCGCAGCTGGGCGCCGCGGCCCATGCGTCGTGCAACCGGACCTGCGAACTGGGCATGACCCGGGCCACAGGTGCCGATTACCGGCACGTGCTGGAGCTGCTGGAAGAGGTGACGCGGTGA